A genomic window from Exiguobacterium acetylicum DSM 20416 includes:
- the gyrA gene encoding DNA gyrase subunit A, giving the protein MSEQNHGIIKDINISQEMRTSFMDYAMSVIVARALPDVRDGLKPGHRRILYAMNDLGIRADKPHKKSARIVGEVIGKYHPHGDSAVYDTMVRMAQDFSYRYELVDGHGNFGSVDGDSAAAMRYTEARMSKIAMEIVRDINKNTVDFKDNYDGSEREPEVLPSRFPNLLVNGSSGIAVGMATNIPPHQLGEVIDGVLALSHDPEITIQELMQHIPGPDFPTAGEILGRSGIRRAYETGRGSIIVRAKAEIEQTKKDRERIIVTELPYQVNKARLVEKIADLVREKKIEGITDLRDESDRRGMRIVMEVRRDANASVILNNLYKQTSMQTTFGVNMLAIVGGRPKTLTLKEMLYHYLEHQKEIVRRRTQFDLEKAEAREHLLAGLRIALDHLDEVIQIIRGNRTADAAREQLMERFALSEKQSQAILDMRLQRLTGLEREKIEAEYDEIMQLIAELNRILASEEVLLDLIRTELEELKERFNDERRTEIRMDHIEFEDEDLIPEQDIIITLTSSGYIKRMTTDSYRTQRRGGRGVQGIGTNDEDYVTRLLSCSTHDTILFFTNRGKVYRIRGYEVPEMSRTSKGVPIINLIQIERDEKVETMIPVNFKRYLEEQQATEAPVEVIEGEIEETEETLETEEVVQDEQKSLIFMTRKGRVKRSPLSAYARINKNGLIAIRLFEDDELTSVRLASTDDEVFAVSTSGKAIRFPITNVRSMGRGARGVKAMTLRPDDFVVGMELARDAQDVLVITEKGFGKRTPMTEFRSQSRGGKGLIASKVTDRVGQIVAMRIVDVDDDIMIMTESGIVIRTDSQYISRVGRNTQGVKVIRIEEGDRVATVAKLKREETDETEEDTDLVVEENVVESDASEEAEE; this is encoded by the coding sequence ATGTCCGAACAAAATCACGGAATCATCAAGGATATTAATATCAGTCAAGAGATGCGTACGTCCTTCATGGACTACGCGATGAGCGTCATCGTCGCACGTGCTCTTCCGGACGTACGGGACGGCTTAAAACCCGGACACCGCCGGATTCTCTATGCGATGAACGACCTCGGTATTCGTGCCGATAAACCACATAAAAAGTCTGCCCGTATCGTCGGGGAAGTCATCGGTAAGTATCACCCGCACGGGGATTCTGCTGTCTATGACACGATGGTCCGCATGGCGCAAGACTTCAGCTACCGTTACGAACTCGTCGATGGACACGGAAACTTCGGTTCTGTCGATGGTGACTCGGCGGCAGCGATGCGATATACGGAAGCCCGTATGTCAAAAATCGCGATGGAGATCGTTCGCGATATCAACAAAAACACAGTTGATTTCAAAGATAACTACGATGGTTCGGAACGCGAACCGGAAGTTTTACCGTCACGCTTCCCGAACTTGCTCGTCAACGGCTCGAGCGGGATTGCGGTCGGGATGGCAACAAACATTCCACCGCATCAGTTAGGTGAGGTCATCGATGGTGTCTTGGCACTGTCTCACGATCCCGAAATCACGATCCAAGAACTGATGCAGCACATTCCGGGACCTGATTTCCCGACAGCTGGTGAAATTCTCGGACGGAGTGGGATTCGTCGTGCTTATGAAACAGGACGTGGCTCGATCATCGTCCGTGCGAAAGCTGAAATCGAACAGACGAAAAAAGACCGGGAACGGATCATCGTGACGGAGTTGCCTTATCAGGTCAACAAAGCCCGCCTCGTTGAAAAGATTGCCGATCTCGTCCGCGAGAAAAAGATCGAAGGCATCACCGATTTACGGGATGAGTCAGATCGTCGCGGTATGCGCATCGTCATGGAAGTCCGTCGTGACGCCAATGCGAGCGTCATCTTAAATAACTTGTATAAACAGACGTCGATGCAAACGACGTTCGGTGTCAACATGCTTGCGATCGTCGGCGGACGTCCGAAAACATTGACGCTCAAGGAAATGCTTTATCATTACCTCGAGCATCAAAAAGAAATCGTGCGTCGTCGCACACAGTTTGATCTCGAAAAAGCAGAAGCACGTGAACATTTGCTCGCTGGTTTACGGATTGCACTCGATCATTTGGATGAAGTCATTCAAATCATTCGCGGGAACCGGACAGCAGACGCAGCACGTGAACAATTGATGGAGCGTTTTGCATTATCTGAGAAACAATCACAAGCGATTCTCGATATGCGTCTGCAACGCCTGACAGGTCTTGAACGGGAGAAAATCGAAGCAGAATATGACGAAATCATGCAATTGATCGCGGAATTGAACCGCATCCTTGCGAGTGAAGAAGTCTTGCTTGATTTGATCCGGACAGAACTCGAGGAGTTGAAAGAACGTTTCAACGACGAACGTCGGACGGAAATCCGCATGGACCACATCGAATTCGAAGACGAAGATTTGATTCCGGAACAGGATATCATCATCACGTTGACAAGCAGTGGCTACATCAAACGGATGACGACGGATTCGTACCGGACACAACGCCGCGGCGGACGTGGGGTTCAGGGAATCGGAACGAACGACGAGGATTACGTCACGCGTCTCTTGTCTTGTTCGACGCACGATACGATCCTATTCTTTACGAACCGCGGAAAAGTCTACCGGATTCGTGGATATGAAGTACCGGAGATGAGTCGGACATCCAAAGGTGTACCGATCATCAACCTCATCCAAATCGAACGCGACGAAAAGGTCGAGACGATGATTCCAGTCAACTTCAAACGTTATCTCGAGGAGCAACAAGCAACTGAAGCACCTGTCGAGGTGATTGAGGGAGAGATTGAAGAGACGGAAGAAACGCTCGAAACAGAAGAAGTCGTTCAAGATGAGCAAAAATCACTAATCTTCATGACACGTAAAGGACGCGTCAAACGTTCACCGTTGTCTGCATATGCGCGAATCAACAAAAACGGTTTGATCGCGATTCGATTGTTTGAAGACGATGAGTTGACATCGGTTCGTCTCGCATCGACGGACGATGAAGTCTTTGCTGTTTCGACAAGCGGGAAAGCGATTCGTTTCCCAATCACGAATGTCCGCTCGATGGGACGTGGCGCTCGTGGGGTTAAAGCGATGACATTACGCCCAGACGATTTTGTCGTCGGGATGGAACTTGCACGTGATGCACAAGATGTTCTTGTCATTACGGAAAAAGGATTCGGTAAACGAACACCGATGACCGAGTTCCGTAGTCAGTCTCGTGGTGGTAAAGGATTGATCGCAAGTAAGGTGACGGATCGCGTCGGTCAAATCGTTGCCATGCGAATCGTTGATGTCGATGATGACATCATGATAATGACAGAGAGTGGTATCGTCATTCGGACAGACTCGCAATACATTTCACGTGTCGGTCGCAATACCCAAGGGGTGAAGGTCATTCGAATTGAAGAAGGTGACCGTGTTGCAACGGTTGCGAAACTGAAACGCGAAGAGACTGATGAAACGGAAGAAGACACGGATCTTGTAGTAGAAGAGAATGTAGTCGAATCGGATGCTTCAGAAGAAGCGGAAGAGTAA
- a CDS encoding HD-GYP domain-containing protein: protein MSWEQGMKPNVYEALSWVKQSVPERITRQDVLPFFLERGTEAYTVRHAIYRGAVAQMLAEAVGKERKMIHELWTASYFADYGLARIMEWRHTKRYEAMQQEIFQRHPAMAYQALQKETIISDTVNRLIVQHHERLDGTGYPLKVKGDKIADHARLFIVADVFAAMTSWRPYREAYTPFDAYRHLKARPMQYCSKYVLLLGQLLLPIEVGDRVLMSNGKIATITRKNPVFDRPVISYEEQGRMTIIDLMEERQHSIIQLMD from the coding sequence ATGTCATGGGAACAAGGAATGAAGCCGAATGTATACGAAGCATTGAGCTGGGTCAAACAGTCCGTTCCAGAACGGATTACGAGACAAGATGTCTTACCATTCTTCCTAGAGCGGGGAACGGAAGCTTATACCGTTCGACATGCCATCTATCGAGGGGCAGTCGCCCAAATGCTGGCGGAAGCAGTCGGGAAAGAAAGAAAAATGATTCATGAGCTGTGGACGGCATCCTATTTTGCAGATTACGGATTAGCGCGGATCATGGAATGGCGTCACACGAAACGATATGAAGCGATGCAACAAGAAATTTTTCAACGTCACCCGGCAATGGCATATCAAGCATTGCAAAAGGAGACGATTATCTCGGATACTGTGAATCGTTTAATTGTTCAACATCATGAACGTTTAGATGGAACGGGTTACCCTTTAAAGGTAAAAGGAGATAAGATTGCAGATCATGCACGATTATTCATCGTCGCAGACGTCTTTGCTGCAATGACGAGTTGGCGTCCGTACCGGGAAGCTTATACGCCGTTTGATGCCTATCGTCATTTAAAAGCAAGACCGATGCAATATTGTTCAAAGTATGTACTATTGCTCGGACAATTACTTCTACCAATAGAAGTCGGTGATCGCGTGCTGATGAGTAACGGAAAGATTGCAACCATCACGCGAAAGAATCCAGTCTTTGATCGACCTGTCATTTCTTACGAAGAACAGGGACGGATGACGATTATTGATTTAATGGAAGAACGACAACATAGTATTATTCAGTTGATGGATTAA